In Phreatobacter stygius, a genomic segment contains:
- a CDS encoding alpha-2-macroglobulin family protein has product MRIRGLLAAAGPLVLAAAFAFSTPHSVLAQAPEPEIVDLAQGPAQPVPRPQQGQPGAQPQRPPVAQAPALPALRAFQRDDLNELARKFEVSIEGKTATDTRPIADVRRDADAATTRGDFRAAARFWETIALRSAPDTAPWVRYSQALGSVVTNDWRERQQLRDDVVGAAYLAYRRSQNRNEEAFALAQLRQVMVARQQWRFAIDIARAVVEARDTPEAREAYTRLRDQHGFRLRETKIDSDGMRPRACFVFSENLRKGRTDFAPFVRQTGATNPPITVEDRQICVDGLRHGERYSFQLLQGLPSEIPGETLTRNVEATVYVRDRTPSVRFTGRAYVLPRSGQRGLPVISVNVDSVDVEIVRLGDRSIAQTVAEDFPKPLDGYEMRQLITERGMSAWKGKLTVENRLNADVTTAFPVDEAVRALEPGVYVITAKPTNAQRRSDSDGDSSDSGLVAQWFIVSDLGLTALSGVDGVHGFVHSLNSAKPLAETEVRLLARNNEVLGVKRTDASGHVRFEPGLTRGEGALTPALLVATTAQGDYAFLNLRQPAFDLSDRGVAGRELSGPLDAFLVPERGIYRPGETVYLTALLRDAKGDAVTGMPLTLIVERPDGVEYRRIVTQDQGAGARAVPIPIVSSAPTGTWRVRAITDPRSPTAGEVRFMVEDFVPDRIAFDLTPASQRLTRGSPFGATVDARYLFGLPGADLAVEGEVVMETTTGLPDFPGFNFGLGEEETKRDRQPLPDGIKTDERGRVTLGAALPRMEDTTRPLSARLQVRVAEPGGRAVERTATLPVLPGTPLIGVKPLFEANRVAENETASFEVIGVANDGRTRTRGALTWQVLKLETRWTWTRGVSGWGSQAIVTTRRIADGQVETTPGQAGRIQVPVAWGKYRLEVSGGDLAGPMTTVVFESGYGAGGTADTPDVLEMSLDKPSYRTGETMTVSINSRFAGTATVAVLGDRLLAEQTIEVPQGQSKVTLPVGQNWGAGAYATVFLRRPLDAAASRMPGRAIGLAWFGVDTNERRLRVSLEAPEKISPRTTLRVPVKVDGLQPGDEARVTVAAVDLGILTVTNYQAPKPDDYYLGQRRLSAEVRDLYGLLIDGMSAARGSIRSGGDGPSNRFTGAPPAQQPLSLFSGILTVGPDGRAEAVFDIPDFNGTVRLMAMAWTTTKHGSASRDVIARDPVVVTATLPRVLGHADRGTLRLDLVNAEAPAGDYRVTVTPEGPLQVGQAQSTVRLAANGGRGAVSVPLSADGLGIGRLGVRLTGPNGLDVTSRYSLGVRPALPDVSLRTVMTMNPGEAVTVSRDLVGSFVPGSAQVAVSVSPSTAIDVPGLIMALDRYPYGCTEQTTSRALPLLYLDVLSAAEGGLGMETPVAERIRDSIDRILSRQSGTGSFGLWTAGSNEDPWLDAYVTDFLMRAREKGYGVPNQAFQSAIDRLRTLVASTNGVGDNKGMDLAYAHYVLARAGRGSLSELRWLADTQLGQISTPVARGQLGAALALMGDTGRAERVFTSAVALLRDGRQTDLGRFDYGSRLRDAAALMALGSEARLTQRIILDAQRVVEDLRVRTRYLSTQEKVWLVLAAQALIEDAKRISLDVGGAAHQGALARTLRSAEVNDGLALRNTGPEAVRAVVTATGTPAAPEPPASNGFTLQRRYMALDGRPVDIARVAQGTRLVVVLNVTEAVPQLGQIMLVDRLPAGFEIDNPSLIASAETSALRWLPAEQVQPDYKAFRDDRFMAAYSRSGGAKASWQVAYMIRAVTPGRYVVPPATIEDMYRPERSARTAVGQAEVTGGAP; this is encoded by the coding sequence ATGCGCATCCGAGGTCTCCTTGCGGCCGCGGGGCCGCTCGTTCTTGCCGCGGCTTTTGCTTTTTCGACCCCCCATTCCGTTCTTGCCCAGGCGCCTGAACCCGAGATCGTCGATCTCGCGCAGGGTCCGGCCCAGCCCGTGCCGCGACCGCAACAGGGCCAGCCCGGCGCCCAGCCGCAGCGTCCCCCGGTCGCACAGGCGCCGGCGCTACCGGCGCTCAGGGCCTTCCAGCGCGACGACCTCAACGAACTCGCCCGCAAGTTCGAGGTCTCGATCGAAGGCAAGACCGCCACCGACACCCGGCCGATCGCCGATGTCAGGCGCGATGCCGATGCCGCCACGACACGCGGCGATTTCCGCGCCGCCGCCCGGTTCTGGGAAACCATCGCGCTGCGGTCGGCGCCGGATACCGCGCCCTGGGTGCGCTACTCGCAGGCGCTCGGCAGCGTCGTGACCAATGACTGGCGCGAGCGGCAGCAGCTGCGCGACGACGTGGTGGGCGCTGCCTATCTCGCCTATCGGCGTTCGCAGAACCGCAATGAGGAAGCCTTCGCACTGGCCCAGCTGCGCCAGGTCATGGTGGCGCGCCAGCAATGGCGCTTCGCCATCGACATCGCGCGCGCCGTGGTGGAGGCCCGCGACACGCCGGAGGCGCGCGAAGCCTATACCCGCCTGCGCGACCAGCATGGCTTCCGCCTGCGTGAAACGAAGATCGATTCCGACGGCATGCGCCCGCGCGCCTGTTTCGTCTTCTCGGAGAACCTGCGCAAGGGCCGCACCGATTTCGCCCCCTTCGTGCGCCAGACCGGCGCGACCAATCCGCCGATCACGGTGGAAGACCGGCAGATCTGCGTCGACGGCCTGCGCCATGGCGAGCGTTATTCGTTCCAGCTGCTGCAGGGCCTGCCCTCGGAGATTCCCGGCGAGACGCTGACGCGCAATGTCGAAGCGACGGTCTATGTCCGCGACCGCACGCCGTCGGTGCGCTTCACCGGGCGCGCCTATGTGCTGCCCCGCTCCGGCCAGCGCGGCCTGCCGGTGATCAGCGTCAATGTCGATTCGGTGGATGTCGAGATCGTCCGGCTCGGCGACCGTTCGATCGCCCAGACGGTGGCCGAGGATTTCCCCAAGCCGCTCGACGGCTACGAAATGCGCCAGCTCATCACCGAGCGCGGCATGTCGGCCTGGAAGGGCAAGCTGACGGTGGAGAACCGTCTCAACGCCGATGTCACCACGGCCTTTCCGGTCGACGAGGCGGTCAGGGCGCTGGAGCCGGGCGTCTATGTCATCACCGCCAAACCGACCAATGCGCAGCGGCGCTCCGACAGCGACGGCGACAGTTCGGATAGCGGCCTGGTGGCGCAGTGGTTCATCGTTTCGGATCTCGGCCTGACCGCGCTCTCGGGCGTCGACGGCGTCCACGGCTTCGTCCATTCGCTGAACTCGGCCAAGCCGCTGGCCGAGACCGAAGTGCGGCTGCTGGCCCGCAACAACGAGGTTCTGGGCGTCAAGCGCACCGATGCGAGCGGCCATGTCCGGTTCGAGCCGGGCCTGACGCGCGGCGAGGGCGCACTGACGCCGGCCCTGCTGGTGGCGACCACCGCCCAGGGCGACTATGCCTTCCTCAACCTGCGCCAGCCGGCCTTCGATCTTTCGGATCGCGGCGTTGCAGGGCGTGAACTGAGCGGGCCGCTCGATGCCTTCCTGGTGCCGGAGCGCGGCATCTACCGGCCGGGCGAGACGGTCTACCTGACGGCGCTGCTGCGCGACGCCAAGGGCGACGCGGTCACCGGCATGCCGCTGACGCTGATCGTCGAGCGGCCGGATGGCGTCGAATATCGCCGTATCGTCACCCAGGACCAGGGTGCCGGCGCGCGCGCCGTGCCGATCCCGATCGTGTCGTCGGCGCCCACCGGAACCTGGCGCGTGCGGGCCATCACCGATCCGCGCAGCCCGACCGCCGGTGAAGTCCGCTTCATGGTCGAGGACTTCGTGCCCGACCGCATCGCCTTCGACCTGACGCCGGCGAGCCAGCGGCTGACCCGTGGCAGCCCGTTCGGCGCCACCGTTGACGCCCGCTATCTGTTCGGCCTGCCGGGCGCCGATCTCGCCGTCGAAGGCGAGGTGGTGATGGAGACCACCACCGGCCTGCCGGATTTCCCTGGCTTCAATTTTGGCCTTGGCGAAGAAGAGACCAAACGCGACCGCCAGCCGCTGCCCGACGGCATCAAGACCGACGAGCGTGGCCGGGTGACGCTTGGCGCCGCGCTGCCGAGGATGGAGGACACCACGCGCCCCCTGTCGGCCCGCCTGCAGGTGCGCGTCGCCGAACCGGGCGGCCGCGCGGTCGAACGGACCGCCACCTTGCCGGTGCTGCCGGGGACGCCGCTGATCGGCGTCAAGCCGCTGTTCGAGGCCAATCGTGTCGCCGAGAACGAGACCGCGTCGTTCGAGGTCATCGGGGTTGCCAATGACGGGCGGACCCGAACCCGCGGCGCGCTGACCTGGCAGGTGCTGAAGCTCGAGACGCGCTGGACCTGGACACGCGGCGTCAGCGGCTGGGGCAGCCAGGCGATCGTCACGACACGGCGGATTGCCGATGGCCAGGTCGAGACGACGCCGGGCCAGGCCGGCCGCATTCAGGTGCCGGTGGCCTGGGGCAAATATCGCCTGGAGGTCTCGGGTGGCGATCTCGCCGGGCCGATGACAACAGTGGTGTTCGAATCCGGTTACGGCGCCGGCGGCACGGCCGACACGCCGGATGTCCTGGAAATGAGCCTGGACAAGCCGTCCTACCGGACCGGCGAGACCATGACCGTGTCGATCAATTCACGTTTCGCCGGCACCGCGACGGTGGCGGTGCTGGGTGACCGGCTGCTCGCCGAACAGACCATCGAGGTGCCGCAGGGCCAGAGCAAGGTGACCCTTCCGGTCGGCCAGAATTGGGGCGCCGGCGCCTATGCCACGGTGTTCCTGCGCCGGCCGCTGGATGCGGCAGCCTCGCGCATGCCGGGCCGGGCGATCGGCCTTGCCTGGTTCGGCGTCGATACCAATGAGCGGCGGCTGCGGGTCAGCCTCGAGGCACCGGAGAAGATCTCGCCGCGCACCACCTTGCGCGTGCCGGTCAAGGTCGACGGCCTGCAGCCGGGCGACGAGGCGCGGGTGACGGTTGCCGCCGTCGATCTCGGCATCCTGACCGTGACCAATTACCAGGCGCCGAAGCCGGACGACTATTATCTCGGCCAGCGCCGGCTGTCGGCCGAAGTGCGCGATCTCTACGGCCTGTTGATCGACGGCATGTCGGCGGCGCGCGGCTCGATCCGCTCCGGCGGCGACGGCCCGTCCAACCGCTTCACCGGCGCGCCGCCGGCGCAGCAGCCGCTGTCGCTGTTCTCTGGCATCCTGACCGTTGGCCCCGATGGCCGGGCCGAGGCGGTGTTCGACATTCCGGACTTCAACGGCACGGTCCGTCTGATGGCCATGGCCTGGACCACCACCAAGCACGGTTCGGCGTCGCGCGACGTCATTGCCCGCGATCCGGTGGTGGTGACCGCAACCTTGCCGCGGGTGCTCGGCCATGCCGACCGCGGCACGCTGAGGCTCGACCTGGTCAATGCCGAAGCGCCAGCCGGCGACTACCGCGTCACCGTGACGCCGGAGGGGCCGCTGCAGGTCGGCCAGGCGCAATCGACGGTCAGGCTGGCCGCCAATGGCGGCCGTGGCGCCGTCTCGGTGCCGCTCTCGGCCGACGGGCTCGGCATCGGCCGGCTCGGCGTCAGGCTGACCGGCCCGAACGGGCTCGATGTCACCTCGCGCTATTCGCTCGGCGTGCGCCCGGCCTTGCCCGACGTTTCGCTGCGGACCGTCATGACGATGAATCCCGGCGAGGCGGTCACGGTCTCCAGGGACCTGGTCGGCAGTTTCGTGCCGGGGTCGGCCCAGGTGGCGGTCTCGGTCAGCCCGTCGACCGCCATCGACGTGCCCGGCCTGATCATGGCGCTCGATCGCTACCCTTACGGCTGCACCGAGCAGACCACCAGCCGCGCGCTGCCGCTGCTTTATCTCGACGTGCTGTCGGCCGCCGAAGGCGGGCTCGGCATGGAGACACCGGTCGCCGAGCGCATCCGCGATTCGATCGACCGCATCCTGTCGCGGCAATCGGGCACCGGCTCGTTCGGCCTGTGGACCGCCGGCTCGAACGAGGATCCCTGGCTCGACGCCTATGTCACGGACTTCCTGATGCGCGCCCGCGAGAAGGGCTACGGCGTGCCCAATCAGGCCTTCCAGTCGGCGATCGACCGGCTGCGGACGCTGGTCGCCTCGACCAATGGCGTCGGCGACAACAAGGGCATGGACCTGGCCTACGCCCATTATGTGCTGGCACGCGCCGGCCGGGGCTCGCTGTCCGAGCTGCGCTGGCTCGCCGATACCCAGCTCGGCCAGATCAGCACGCCGGTGGCGCGCGGTCAGCTCGGTGCGGCGCTCGCCCTGATGGGCGATACCGGCCGGGCCGAGCGGGTGTTCACCTCCGCCGTGGCCTTGCTGCGCGATGGCCGCCAGACCGATCTCGGCCGTTTCGACTATGGCTCGCGCCTGCGCGATGCGGCGGCCCTGATGGCGCTCGGCTCGGAGGCGCGGCTGACCCAGCGCATCATCCTGGATGCCCAGAGAGTGGTCGAGGATCTGCGGGTCCGGACGCGTTATCTGTCGACCCAGGAAAAGGTCTGGCTGGTGCTTGCCGCCCAGGCGCTGATCGAGGACGCCAAGCGCATCTCGCTGGATGTCGGCGGCGCGGCGCATCAGGGCGCGCTCGCCCGCACCCTGCGTTCGGCCGAGGTCAATGACGGCCTGGCCTTGCGCAATACCGGACCGGAAGCGGTGCGCGCCGTGGTGACCGCCACGGGCACGCCGGCCGCCCCCGAGCCGCCGGCGTCCAACGGCTTCACCTTGCAGCGCCGCTACATGGCGCTGGACGGCCGGCCGGTGGACATCGCCCGGGTCGCCCAGGGCACCCGCCTGGTGGTCGTGCTCAATGTCACCGAGGCGGTGCCGCAGCTCGGCCAGATCATGCTGGTCGACCGGTTGCCGGCAGGCTTCGAGATCGACAATCCGAGCCTGATCGCCAGTGCCGAGACCTCGGCGCTGCGCTGGCTGCCGGCCGAACAGGTGCAGCCTGACTACAAGGCCTTCCGCGACGACCGGTTCATGGCGGCCTATAGCCGTTCCGGCGGCGCCAAGGCCAGCTGGCAGGTCGCCTATATGATCCGCGCGGTGACACCCGGCCGGTATGTCGTGCCGCCGGCGACCATCGAGGACATGTATCGGCCGGAGCGTTCGGCGCGCACCGCGGTCGGCCAGGCCGAGGTGACGGGCGGCGCGCCGTGA
- a CDS encoding helix-turn-helix transcriptional regulator: MARHDPNNRTVYWNDRNIPGLSLMCADFTTHSYAPHVHEAFVVAVTETGGAEIKSRGQVGQAHASRLFAFNPGEPHSGWMGASHSWRYRGFYLPQPAIRAVAEGLGIDRIPYFLRNDFTDADLVAGFLQLHRRLQSADDTLAEREALLAAFGMLFDRHGDGGERPAAPPGDRALFERLRKIMAERQAEALTLDGLGREFGLTEFQLIGLFNRVIGITPYAYLTQLRLNTACRLLKRHHPIAEAALAAGFYDQSALTKHFKRCYGITPLQFAKAAA, from the coding sequence ATGGCGCGTCACGATCCCAACAACCGGACAGTCTACTGGAACGACCGGAATATCCCGGGCCTGAGCCTGATGTGCGCGGACTTCACGACCCACTCCTATGCGCCGCATGTCCACGAAGCCTTCGTCGTCGCCGTAACCGAAACCGGCGGTGCCGAAATCAAGAGCCGGGGCCAGGTCGGCCAGGCGCACGCATCACGGCTCTTCGCATTCAATCCCGGCGAACCGCATTCCGGCTGGATGGGCGCCAGCCATAGCTGGCGTTATCGCGGCTTCTATCTGCCGCAGCCGGCGATCCGGGCGGTCGCCGAGGGCCTCGGCATCGACCGCATTCCCTATTTTCTGCGCAATGATTTCACCGACGCCGATCTTGTCGCCGGCTTTCTGCAACTGCATCGCCGCCTGCAATCGGCCGATGATACATTGGCCGAACGCGAGGCCCTGCTGGCCGCCTTCGGCATGCTGTTCGACCGCCACGGCGATGGCGGCGAGCGGCCAGCCGCGCCGCCGGGCGACCGGGCGCTGTTCGAACGGTTGCGCAAGATCATGGCCGAACGTCAGGCCGAGGCTTTGACGCTCGATGGGCTCGGCCGGGAGTTCGGACTGACCGAGTTCCAGCTGATCGGCCTGTTCAACCGCGTCATCGGCATTACTCCTTATGCCTATCTGACGCAGCTGCGGCTGAACACCGCCTGCCGGCTCTTGAAGCGCCATCACCCGATCGCCGAGGCGGCGCTGGCCGCCGGGTTCTACGACCAGAGCGCGCTGACCAAGCATTTCAAGCGCTGTTACGGCATCACGCCGCTGCAATTCGCCAAGGCGGCCGCATAA
- a CDS encoding TetR/AcrR family transcriptional regulator, with product MDITERRAKLREALIDAADEAIGRDGLSALKARALAEAAGCAVGAIYNVFPDLDALIYEVNARTLKRLDATLGAGLPADDPEAAMQALALGYHRFSRADSRHWRAVFAHQIPDGAVPPDWYLGLVGRLFRHIEEPLATLLPHLDGQIRQSLARTLFSAVHGIVSIGLEEKLGSTPDEIIARGLKLMVRAWVAGLPVATAPRPAIRP from the coding sequence ATGGACATCACTGAACGACGGGCGAAATTGCGTGAGGCGTTGATCGACGCCGCCGACGAGGCCATCGGCCGCGACGGCCTGTCGGCGCTGAAGGCCCGCGCGCTGGCCGAAGCGGCCGGCTGCGCCGTCGGTGCCATCTATAATGTCTTCCCCGACCTCGACGCGCTGATCTACGAGGTCAATGCCCGCACCTTGAAGCGCCTCGATGCGACGCTCGGCGCCGGCCTGCCGGCCGACGATCCGGAGGCCGCCATGCAGGCCCTGGCGCTCGGCTATCACCGCTTCTCACGCGCCGACAGCCGGCATTGGCGCGCCGTCTTCGCCCATCAGATCCCGGACGGAGCGGTTCCGCCGGACTGGTATCTCGGCCTGGTCGGCCGGTTGTTCCGCCACATCGAGGAACCGCTGGCGACGCTTCTGCCGCATCTCGATGGCCAGATCCGGCAATCGCTGGCCCGCACCCTGTTCTCGGCGGTGCATGGCATCGTCTCGATCGGCCTCGAGGAAAAGCTCGGCTCGACGCCGGACGAGATCATTGCCCGCGGTTTGAAGCTGATGGTGCGCGCCTGGGTCGCCGGCCTGCCGGTCGCAACGGCGCCACGCCCGGCTATTCGACCCTGA
- a CDS encoding alanyl-tRNA editing protein yields the protein MSRSFYHDHPETLSLETEIIEAQPGRIALAQSPFFPGGGGQLADRGTIRWADGEIQIQGFESWAGRQWVLLAEPVVLAGRVDAIVDPVFRQMMRELHTDTHLLNALVYQMFDGALVTGVQMNDDGTARMDFDLPDADNERLRELDAPINAAIRQDLAVTDSYMPLDAALDEHGLIRTRSAAPPPTADGKIRIVEIAGLDRQACGGTHLVSTGHSRPIKVLKIDNKGRHNRRVKIGLVGLAPGT from the coding sequence ATGTCGCGCTCCTTCTATCACGACCATCCCGAGACCTTGTCGCTCGAAACCGAGATCATCGAGGCGCAGCCCGGGCGGATCGCCCTGGCGCAGTCGCCGTTCTTTCCAGGTGGCGGCGGCCAATTGGCCGATCGGGGCACGATCCGCTGGGCGGACGGCGAGATCCAGATCCAGGGATTTGAATCATGGGCCGGGCGCCAGTGGGTTCTGCTGGCCGAACCGGTCGTGCTTGCCGGACGGGTCGACGCCATTGTCGATCCGGTGTTCCGCCAGATGATGCGCGAGTTGCACACCGATACCCATCTGCTCAATGCCCTGGTCTACCAGATGTTCGACGGCGCCTTGGTGACCGGCGTGCAGATGAACGACGACGGCACGGCGCGGATGGATTTCGACTTGCCGGATGCCGACAACGAACGGCTGCGCGAGCTCGACGCCCCGATCAACGCAGCGATCCGGCAGGATCTGGCGGTCACCGACAGCTATATGCCGCTGGATGCCGCCCTCGACGAACACGGCCTGATCCGCACCCGCTCGGCGGCGCCGCCGCCAACCGCCGACGGCAAGATCCGGATCGTCGAGATTGCCGGTCTCGACCGCCAGGCCTGCGGCGGCACCCATCTCGTCTCGACCGGGCACTCGCGGCCGATCAAGGTGTTGAAGATCGACAACAAGGGCCGGCACAACCGGCGGGTCAAGATCGGCCTGGTTGGCCTCGCGCCCGGCACCTGA
- a CDS encoding PspA/IM30 family protein codes for MFKAMMTLIRGQKASKALAARRALSLLDQQKRDAAISLDLAQRALAAAIASDQAQAKRIVTIERRIAGLEIRATAALQSGRAALASQVAATIAALEAVRMSGCEAHKAFAMEIGRLKRDVAAAEGRLADWERDRRIARATETVRHLRNGPAGPATDNALAEAEATLARLHARQAESEAAASARDALNNAALSTNIAGVLAAAGFGAKPRPSADDVLIRLKTKAAAVRMAG; via the coding sequence ATGTTCAAGGCAATGATGACCCTGATCCGCGGCCAGAAAGCCAGCAAGGCGCTGGCGGCCCGGCGCGCCCTGAGCCTTCTCGACCAGCAGAAGCGTGACGCCGCGATCAGCCTCGATCTGGCGCAGCGCGCCCTGGCCGCGGCGATCGCCTCCGACCAAGCCCAGGCCAAGCGCATCGTGACGATCGAGCGGCGCATCGCTGGCCTGGAAATTCGCGCCACCGCCGCGCTCCAGAGCGGCCGCGCCGCGCTGGCGAGCCAGGTGGCCGCGACCATTGCGGCGCTCGAAGCCGTCAGGATGTCCGGATGCGAGGCGCACAAGGCCTTTGCCATGGAGATCGGCAGATTGAAGCGCGATGTCGCGGCTGCCGAAGGCCGGCTTGCCGACTGGGAACGCGACCGGCGCATCGCCCGCGCCACCGAGACCGTGCGTCACCTGCGCAACGGACCGGCCGGGCCGGCGACCGACAATGCGCTCGCCGAAGCCGAGGCGACCTTGGCCAGGCTGCATGCCAGGCAGGCTGAAAGCGAGGCCGCGGCAAGTGCCCGCGATGCGCTCAACAACGCCGCCTTGTCGACCAATATCGCCGGCGTGCTCGCCGCCGCCGGTTTCGGCGCGAAGCCGCGGCCGAGCGCCGACGACGTTCTCATCCGTCTGAAGACCAAGGCCGCAGCGGTACGCATGGCGGGGTGA
- the pbpC gene encoding penicillin-binding protein 1C produces MIRRRLLVLAGGGIVLASLAGGIVLWQMGAGPDGSATPFSREVVDRHGRLLRPFQTDDDMWRFPGAVADVDPLFLRMLKAYEDRRFDSHPGVDPMALARAAGQWLTNGRIVSGGSTLAMQVARLIDKREDGRSIAVKLREMARAVRLQREFGQQRILDLYLSLAPYGGNVEGVRAASLAYFGKEPRRLSPGEAALLVALPQAPETRRPDRFVERARRARDRVLDRMLLAGVLKPEQVEAGKAERMPVARRAMPAFAWHAAAEAVAADPARRVHRMTFDRNHQEALEALLRERARAVGAKISAALVAIDHRSGEVIARIGAADPLDNDRQGSVDMTRAVRSPGSALKPFIYALAFEAGLAHPETLIEDRPSRFGSYAPVNFDRGYQGTVSTRTALQMSLNVPAIALLEAVGPQRFFSRLEQAGVRPVLPRGEVPGLAVGLGGVGLRLNDLAALYAGLARLGDMPALIERRDAPAPAAPRPLAEEAAAWAVGDILAEAPAPEAALAGRYAFKTGTSYGFRDAWAIGFDGQRTIAVWVGRPDGSSVPGITGRTAAAPILFDAFARLGPYAPLPGRPDSVASMSNGQLPPPLRRFGSTREEASDTRDLKIAFPPDGVRIDLGAATGTMEPLPVRTTGGRPPFTVLVDGRPVARFGAQRQASVAPDGPGFTTLSVIDAEGRSASVTVRVE; encoded by the coding sequence GTGATCCGGCGGCGCCTGCTGGTGCTCGCGGGCGGCGGGATCGTTCTCGCCAGCCTCGCGGGCGGCATCGTGCTCTGGCAAATGGGGGCCGGGCCCGATGGTTCGGCCACGCCGTTCTCGCGCGAAGTGGTCGACCGTCATGGCCGGCTGCTCAGGCCGTTCCAGACCGACGACGACATGTGGCGCTTTCCCGGCGCCGTGGCGGATGTCGATCCTTTGTTCCTGCGCATGCTCAAGGCTTATGAGGACCGGCGCTTCGACAGCCATCCCGGCGTCGATCCGATGGCGCTTGCCCGCGCCGCCGGCCAGTGGCTGACCAATGGCCGCATCGTCTCCGGCGGCTCGACGCTTGCCATGCAGGTGGCCCGGCTGATCGACAAGCGCGAGGACGGCCGGTCGATCGCCGTGAAGCTGCGCGAGATGGCGCGGGCGGTGCGCCTGCAGCGCGAGTTCGGCCAGCAGCGCATCCTCGATCTCTACCTGTCGCTGGCGCCCTATGGCGGCAATGTCGAAGGCGTGCGCGCCGCTTCGCTCGCCTATTTCGGCAAGGAGCCGCGCCGGTTGTCGCCGGGCGAAGCCGCCCTGCTGGTCGCCTTGCCGCAGGCACCGGAGACACGCCGGCCGGACCGTTTCGTCGAACGGGCCCGGCGGGCGCGTGACCGGGTGCTCGACCGCATGCTGCTCGCCGGCGTGCTGAAACCGGAACAGGTCGAGGCCGGCAAGGCCGAACGCATGCCGGTCGCCCGCCGGGCGATGCCGGCCTTCGCCTGGCATGCCGCGGCCGAGGCGGTCGCCGCCGATCCGGCCCGGCGGGTTCACCGCATGACCTTCGATCGCAACCACCAGGAGGCGCTCGAGGCGCTGCTGCGCGAGCGGGCGCGGGCGGTCGGGGCCAAGATCTCCGCCGCGCTGGTGGCGATCGACCATCGCTCCGGCGAAGTGATCGCCCGGATCGGCGCCGCCGACCCGCTGGACAACGACCGGCAGGGCTCCGTCGACATGACCCGGGCGGTCCGCTCGCCCGGCTCGGCCTTGAAGCCGTTCATCTATGCGCTGGCCTTCGAGGCCGGCCTCGCCCATCCCGAGACGCTGATCGAGGACCGGCCGTCGCGCTTCGGCAGCTATGCCCCGGTCAATTTCGATCGCGGCTACCAGGGCACCGTGTCGACCCGCACCGCCCTGCAAATGTCGCTCAACGTGCCGGCGATCGCGCTTCTCGAGGCGGTTGGCCCGCAGCGCTTCTTCTCGCGGCTGGAACAGGCCGGCGTGCGGCCGGTGCTGCCGCGCGGCGAGGTGCCGGGACTGGCGGTCGGGCTCGGCGGCGTCGGCTTGCGGCTGAACGATCTTGCCGCGCTCTATGCGGGCCTGGCGCGGCTCGGCGACATGCCGGCGCTGATCGAGCGGCGCGACGCTCCGGCGCCGGCCGCGCCGCGTCCGCTGGCCGAGGAGGCCGCCGCCTGGGCGGTCGGCGACATTCTTGCCGAGGCGCCCGCGCCGGAAGCCGCGCTTGCTGGCCGCTACGCCTTCAAGACCGGCACCTCCTACGGCTTCCGCGACGCCTGGGCGATCGGCTTCGACGGCCAGCGCACCATCGCGGTGTGGGTCGGCCGTCCCGATGGCTCGTCGGTGCCGGGCATTACCGGCCGCACGGCGGCCGCGCCGATCCTGTTCGATGCTTTCGCCCGGCTCGGGCCCTATGCACCGCTGCCGGGGCGCCCGGATTCGGTGGCGTCGATGAGCAACGGGCAATTGCCGCCGCCGCTGCGCCGTTTCGGCTCGACGCGGGAAGAGGCCAGCGACACGCGCGACCTGAAGATCGCCTTCCCGCCGGATGGCGTGCGCATCGACCTGGGGGCCGCGACCGGCACCATGGAGCCGTTGCCGGTGCGCACCACCGGCGGCCGGCCGCCCTTTACCGTGCTGGTCGACGGCCGCCCGGTGGCTCGCTTCGGCGCGCAGCGTCAGGCAAGCGTCGCGCCGGACGGGCCGGGCTTCACCACGCTGTCGGTGATCGACGCCGAGGGCCGCAGCGCCAGCGTCACCGTCAGGGTCGAATAG